One segment of Belonocnema kinseyi isolate 2016_QV_RU_SX_M_011 chromosome 7, B_treatae_v1, whole genome shotgun sequence DNA contains the following:
- the LOC117177306 gene encoding glycine-rich cell wall structural protein-like, which translates to MALRLSFKCLTLAAVIAAVSATFGKEHVHIRIHLKEPEHQESKIIKIHDDHGHGGGGGGGGGGGVEHIEFTSPGGGGGYGGGGGFGGGHDDIGGGHDFGGGFGGFGVGGDFGGGHGGGDFGGHGGGGGGGFGGYGGGGGGGHGGGFGGGGGGGGHSSGHGGGHGGGFGGGFGGGHVEFSSIGGGHGSSGGYGGGSGGHSSGHGGGFGGGFGGGYGGGGGVSSNHGSGGYGGGSSFGGHGGGSSFGGHSGGSSFGGGHTTGFIASPSFGSSSNGGGGYGGGGGHGGGGGHGGGGGGDGGDGHGADDHSYASASFGNSISSGFGSSGHGSSGLGGYSSGGSGGYDSYSGGHGGGSSFGGGDSYSLGHGGGSSSSSFSGADSYSSGGGGHGGFAGYP; encoded by the exons ATGGCACTTCGACTCTCC TTCAAATGCCTAACGCTTGCTGCAGTCATAGCAGCGGTTTCTGCTACGTTTGGGAAAGAACA tGTACACATCAGAATACACCTGAAAGAACCGGAACACCaagaatcaaaaataataaaaatccatgaTGACCATGGTCACGGAGGTGGAGGAGGTGGTGGAGGAGGGGGTGGTGTTGAACACATAGAATTTACTAGTCCTGGAGGCGGAGGTGGTTATGGAGGAGGCGGTGGATTCGGAGGTGGCCACGATGATATCGGAGGAGGACACGATTTTGGCGGTGGATTTGGTGGCTTCGGAGTAGGTGGAGATTTTGGCGGTGGCCACGGAGGTGGTGATTTTGGAGGACATGGGGGTGGCGGAGGAGGAGGATTCGGTGGTTATGGCGGTGGTGGTGGCGGAGGCCATGGGGGAGGATTCGGAGGAGGCGGCGGTGGCGGTGGACACAGCAGTGGACACGGAGGTGGTCATGGTGGAGGATTTGGAGGTGGTTTCGGAG GCGGACACGTTGAATTCAGCAGCATAGGAGGTGGACATGGAAGTAGTGGAGGTTACGGAGGTGGCAGTGGTGGACACAGCAGTGGTCACGGTGGTGGATTTGGAGGTGGTTTTGGAG gtGGATATGGAGGTGGTGGAGGTGTTTCCAGCAATCATGGTAGTGGAGGCTACGGAGGAGGAAGTAGCTTTGGAGGACATGGAGGAGGAAGTAGTTTTGGAGGACACAGTGGCGGTAGTAGTTTTGGAGGGGGTCACACTACTGGATTCATAGCCAGCCCAAGCTTTGGAAGCTCCAGTAATGGTGGTGGTGGATACGGAGGAGGGGGTGGACATGGAGGAGGCGGTGGTCATGGAGGTGGTGGAGGAGGTGATGGAGGAGATGGTCATGGTGCAGACGACCATTCTTACGCATCAGCTAGTTTCGGAAATAGTATTTCCTCCGGATTTGGAAGCAG TGGACATGGATCATCTGGCCTAGGAGGATACAGTTCTGGAGGATCAGGTGGTTATGATTCATATTCAGGAGGACATGGAGGTGGTTCTTCCTTCGGCGGAGGTGACTCCTATTCTCTAGGTCATGGAGGAGGTTCTTCCTCATCTTCCTTCAGTGGAGCGGACTCCTACTCCTCTGGAGGAGGAGGTCACGGTGGATTTGCCGGTtatccataa